One window of the Leptospira koniambonensis genome contains the following:
- a CDS encoding DoxX family protein yields the protein MNKTVIKVLYWATTGLIAVGNLFGAYAYTTQSPQVLEGLAHLGYPGYLALILGPAKGLSALALLYPKFPRLKEWAYAGVTFNVLGAGLSHLLAKDPNYPTPFIFLALVAVSYITWRKLEAEKA from the coding sequence ATGAACAAGACAGTTATTAAAGTTTTATATTGGGCGACCACAGGCCTTATCGCTGTTGGAAATTTATTTGGAGCTTATGCGTATACAACCCAAAGCCCACAAGTGTTAGAGGGGCTCGCCCACCTAGGGTATCCTGGATATCTAGCTTTAATTTTAGGACCTGCGAAAGGTTTAAGCGCACTTGCGCTTCTTTACCCTAAATTCCCAAGACTAAAAGAATGGGCATATGCAGGAGTCACCTTCAACGTATTAGGTGCTGGACTTTCTCATCTTTTAGCAAAAGATCCAAACTACCCGACCCCATTTATTTTCTTGGCTTTGGTTGCTGTTTCTTATATTACTTGGAGAAAGTTAGAAGCTGAGAAAGCTTAA
- a CDS encoding adenylate/guanylate cyclase domain-containing protein, with product MSVFKTLFEYCRIPERIWKRLLSIGVEDAPGARYIVASNAVVLITAIFTLVYYIVFTAFGLTFPIWLYLLWTVNVFGYAFVLFFNFIRSHKTARLLLAAVGTMQLLMISRILPQEAGLDLYIIASFAFPFYIFPPEEKKYIYMMEAALALLFVAVHIIPYFFDPILSLEPKYRSYFYFTSLILVVAWFSFIGKELAQAAWDADRSLKEEKAKTELLLLNILPRETAEELKKTGSSEPRLITQATVLFTDFYGFTSIAEKLTPNDLVKELDFCFRHFDSVTETHRLEKLKTIGDAYMCVAGVPSYRSSHAVDSLLAALEMLERLEELSKLKKGPNWKARIGIHSGPLVAGVIGARKFSYDVWGDTVNLASRMESNSEPGKVNVTQSIVDLTEEYFQFKSRGKLPVKNKQRTAMYFLLGLKPEFRDRKNPRNPNGKFWEEYGKQFGRREPIISF from the coding sequence ATGAGCGTTTTCAAAACCTTATTCGAATATTGCCGGATCCCAGAAAGGATCTGGAAAAGATTATTATCGATCGGAGTAGAAGATGCGCCTGGAGCCAGATACATAGTCGCTAGCAATGCTGTAGTGTTGATCACCGCAATATTTACATTAGTTTATTATATTGTATTCACTGCGTTTGGATTAACATTTCCAATCTGGCTATATCTACTTTGGACAGTAAACGTATTCGGATACGCATTCGTTCTATTCTTTAATTTTATACGTTCTCATAAGACAGCGAGATTATTACTGGCGGCTGTAGGAACAATGCAACTCTTGATGATCTCCAGGATCTTACCTCAAGAGGCTGGATTGGATCTATACATTATAGCAAGTTTTGCATTTCCTTTTTATATATTTCCTCCGGAAGAAAAGAAATATATTTATATGATGGAAGCAGCACTTGCACTTTTGTTTGTCGCCGTTCATATCATACCTTATTTTTTCGATCCAATCCTTAGCTTAGAACCAAAATACAGAAGTTACTTTTATTTTACTAGTTTGATCTTGGTTGTTGCATGGTTTTCATTCATCGGCAAAGAATTAGCACAGGCAGCTTGGGATGCAGATCGTTCTCTCAAGGAAGAAAAAGCAAAAACAGAGTTACTTTTACTGAATATACTTCCGAGAGAAACAGCAGAAGAGCTCAAAAAAACAGGAAGTTCCGAACCAAGGCTGATCACCCAGGCCACAGTTCTATTTACTGATTTTTACGGGTTCACATCTATTGCAGAAAAACTTACACCAAACGATCTTGTAAAAGAATTAGATTTTTGTTTTAGGCATTTCGACTCAGTCACTGAAACACATAGATTAGAAAAATTGAAAACGATCGGAGACGCATATATGTGCGTGGCCGGAGTTCCTTCTTACAGATCTTCACATGCTGTGGACAGCTTACTCGCCGCATTAGAAATGCTCGAACGTCTAGAAGAATTATCCAAATTAAAAAAAGGCCCCAACTGGAAGGCAAGGATCGGAATCCACTCTGGCCCTTTGGTCGCCGGAGTGATCGGCGCACGAAAATTTTCCTACGACGTCTGGGGAGACACAGTCAATCTAGCAAGCCGAATGGAATCGAATAGCGAACCCGGCAAAGTAAATGTGACCCAATCCATTGTAGACTTAACCGAGGAATATTTTCAGTTCAAGTCCCGCGGAAAACTTCCAGTGAAGAACAAACAAAGAACTGCGATGTATTTTCTATTAGGTTTAAAACCGGAATTCAGAGATCGAAAAAATCCTCGGAACCCGAACGGAAAATTCTGGGAAGAATACGGCAAACAATTCGGAAGAAGAGAGCCAATCATTTCGTTTTAA
- a CDS encoding ABC transporter permease — MLFIALRQMSARKKQTILTLLGIILGATAYIVISGIMLGLREYLIDQLVNNDAHIRISSQVKIIGEKDLDQVLFHSKEIPFWSVPPSGRRDTEQIENQAGWQKKVASDPEVEASSPQLQIKVIYRRGKIAEAGRIIGVKPEFQAKVARINENIIQGDFLEIKESGNKLVIGEGLRLLLGARISDTVYISTGKSEPIPFKIAASFQMGNKAIDETTAFANLGDVQSLNQAPNRISDIAVRLKDVSKATFKAREWAESGDVKVQSWEDVNATFISLFKMQDAIRYALVGTILLVAGFGIYNILNIVIGQKRREIAILRSIGYEANDILKIFLIQGLILGVAGGVLGMFLGNLICRRLEHVSFSNPLMQTKSGMMMVSFAPSIYFQAFLLAFIATLIASIFPARSASKLSPIEIIRGE, encoded by the coding sequence ATGTTATTTATCGCTCTTAGGCAGATGTCTGCCCGCAAAAAACAAACTATCCTTACTTTGCTTGGGATTATTTTAGGTGCGACTGCTTATATAGTGATCTCTGGGATCATGTTGGGGCTACGAGAATATCTGATAGACCAACTTGTAAATAACGATGCTCATATAAGGATTTCTTCTCAGGTAAAAATTATAGGAGAGAAGGATTTAGATCAGGTACTTTTTCATTCTAAAGAAATTCCCTTTTGGTCCGTTCCTCCTTCGGGCAGAAGGGATACTGAACAGATCGAGAACCAGGCTGGATGGCAAAAGAAAGTTGCTTCTGATCCGGAAGTAGAAGCAAGTTCTCCTCAACTTCAAATAAAAGTAATATATAGAAGAGGAAAGATCGCAGAGGCAGGAAGGATTATCGGCGTAAAACCTGAATTCCAAGCTAAGGTTGCTAGGATTAATGAGAATATTATCCAAGGTGATTTTTTAGAAATTAAAGAAAGCGGGAACAAACTTGTAATTGGAGAGGGCCTCAGACTATTACTTGGCGCGCGAATTTCTGATACAGTTTATATCAGTACAGGAAAGTCGGAACCTATCCCTTTTAAAATAGCTGCTTCCTTCCAAATGGGAAACAAGGCAATCGATGAGACTACTGCATTTGCAAATTTGGGAGACGTCCAAAGTTTAAACCAAGCTCCAAACCGGATCAGCGATATTGCAGTTCGTCTTAAAGATGTTTCTAAAGCAACTTTTAAGGCGAGAGAATGGGCCGAATCTGGAGATGTAAAAGTGCAAAGCTGGGAAGATGTGAATGCCACATTTATTTCCTTATTTAAAATGCAAGATGCGATCCGCTATGCTTTGGTTGGGACAATCTTACTCGTAGCAGGATTCGGGATTTATAATATTCTAAATATTGTGATCGGACAAAAGAGAAGGGAGATAGCAATCCTGAGATCTATAGGATATGAAGCTAATGACATTCTAAAAATATTCCTGATCCAAGGTTTGATCTTGGGAGTTGCCGGTGGAGTTTTAGGAATGTTTCTCGGAAATTTGATCTGTAGAAGATTGGAGCATGTATCCTTTTCAAATCCTCTTATGCAGACAAAATCGGGTATGATGATGGTTTCATTTGCTCCTTCTATTTATTTCCAAGCATTCTTACTTGCATTCATTGCTACTTTGATCGCAAGTATTTTTCCTGCAAGATCTGCGAGTAAACTTTCTCCTATTGAGATCATTCGGGGGGAATAA
- a CDS encoding efflux RND transporter periplasmic adaptor subunit — MKISLPFDRWILQLKERPKLLVWGILPVILFLILFVWRGRNSNKDTSEIIQGSIIESVYGLATVSSSEVYHLRVAIPSAIRKIFVEEGDQVQEGTPLVEFDSFGTMRSPFAGIVTNVAYETKETVVPQTPVVTVMDLKKRYLTVSLEEKGAVKVKKGQKVRIRFEALGDKNFEGEVKSVYPADGQFQVHITPIGIPSEILPGMTADVAIETSSKENVILVPIKGIQSGKIKILENGKVRVKDIETGLTNGEYAELVSGDVRLGDKVLVQEDK; from the coding sequence ATGAAAATTTCTCTTCCATTCGATCGTTGGATACTTCAGCTCAAAGAAAGACCTAAACTCTTAGTTTGGGGTATTCTACCTGTAATCTTATTTCTGATCCTTTTTGTTTGGAGAGGTAGGAATTCGAACAAGGACACTTCTGAGATCATCCAAGGCTCAATTATTGAATCTGTATATGGTCTAGCGACTGTAAGTTCTTCGGAGGTGTATCATCTTAGGGTCGCGATACCCTCCGCCATTCGAAAAATTTTCGTGGAAGAAGGAGATCAGGTCCAAGAAGGAACCCCTCTTGTGGAGTTTGATAGTTTTGGGACTATGAGATCTCCTTTTGCAGGAATAGTGACTAACGTTGCATATGAAACAAAAGAGACTGTGGTTCCGCAAACCCCGGTAGTAACTGTGATGGATCTGAAAAAAAGATACCTAACTGTATCTTTAGAAGAGAAGGGCGCAGTAAAGGTTAAAAAAGGCCAGAAGGTCCGTATTCGTTTTGAAGCGTTGGGAGATAAAAACTTCGAAGGAGAAGTGAAGTCTGTATATCCCGCAGATGGACAATTCCAAGTCCATATCACACCGATTGGAATTCCTAGTGAGATACTTCCTGGAATGACAGCCGATGTTGCTATTGAAACTTCAAGTAAAGAAAACGTTATATTAGTCCCGATTAAAGGGATCCAGTCTGGAAAAATCAAAATATTAGAAAACGGTAAAGTTCGTGTCAAAGATATCGAGACCGGACTTACAAATGGAGAATATGCTGAGCTTGTTTCCGGAGACGTACGTTTAGGAGATAAGGTGCTCGTCCAGGAGGATAAATAA
- a CDS encoding TetR/AcrR family transcriptional regulator: MIERILERTFLLFLSSGFAKTNTDQIAKHIGISKRTLYKYYDTKDKLIDSVFELMRSKVQTKFDKVLQDKEKDPIDRLKEILFFISDMGSKMSKTFAKDIEMVRPDLFVTMREFRKQRILSLSDLLREGQKAGQIRKDVTPELTIDILLAAVDGILNPTYLFQSPYSNTMAFDAIVTIFLEGVQEKHYRVFK, encoded by the coding sequence ATGATAGAAAGAATTTTAGAAAGAACCTTTCTTCTTTTTTTGTCCTCCGGTTTTGCAAAAACAAATACAGATCAGATAGCAAAACATATCGGTATTAGCAAAAGAACATTATATAAATATTATGATACCAAAGATAAGCTGATCGATTCTGTTTTCGAACTTATGAGGTCCAAGGTCCAAACAAAGTTTGATAAGGTTTTGCAGGATAAGGAAAAGGATCCGATTGATCGTCTGAAGGAGATTTTGTTCTTTATCTCGGATATGGGATCTAAGATGTCCAAAACGTTTGCTAAAGATATAGAGATGGTTCGTCCGGATCTGTTCGTAACAATGAGAGAGTTTCGAAAACAAAGAATATTGAGTTTATCGGACCTTCTCCGGGAAGGACAAAAAGCAGGGCAAATACGAAAAGATGTTACACCGGAGCTGACGATCGATATTCTATTAGCTGCAGTAGACGGGATCTTAAACCCGACTTACTTATTCCAAAGCCCTTATTCTAATACGATGGCGTTTGATGCAATCGTTACCATCTTCTTAGAAGGAGTTCAGGAAAAACATTACAGAGTTTTTAAGTAA
- the prfB gene encoding peptide chain release factor 2: MEVKNAKELKRLSKELQENFLNRWKLLNLDKDQDQLKSYNDRIAEPSFWDNPDQAKSISQRKTELERKLEPWVKIRRDILDFPDLVELTFDEKGEDGVDELSSEYQRLKSEFERLELLGALNEPEDMKPAFLNIHPGAGGTESQDWAEMLFRMYLKYFDKKGYQYSVVDFQEGDGAGIKNATIHVIGDFAYGFMKCENGVHRLVRISPFDANKRRHTSFVSVHVSPELDDDINIQIEDKDIRVDVYRSSGAGGQHVNTTDSAVRITHIPSGIVVACQNERSQIKNRDTAFKMLKARLYELEQERLKDDLEKKSGEKKDISWGSQIRSYVFHPYNMVKDHRTDQETGNVQAVMDGDIEPFIMAYLKTL, encoded by the coding sequence ATGGAAGTTAAGAACGCCAAGGAACTGAAGCGCCTTTCTAAAGAACTTCAAGAGAACTTTTTAAATCGCTGGAAACTTTTGAACCTGGATAAAGACCAGGATCAACTTAAATCGTACAATGATCGTATCGCAGAGCCTAGTTTCTGGGATAACCCTGACCAAGCAAAATCGATCAGCCAAAGAAAAACAGAGTTAGAAAGAAAATTAGAACCTTGGGTCAAAATCAGAAGAGATATATTAGATTTTCCTGATTTAGTTGAACTCACATTCGACGAAAAGGGAGAAGACGGAGTAGACGAACTCAGCTCCGAATACCAAAGATTAAAGTCTGAATTCGAAAGGTTAGAACTTTTAGGCGCTCTAAACGAACCAGAAGATATGAAACCTGCTTTTTTAAATATCCATCCGGGTGCCGGTGGAACAGAAAGCCAGGACTGGGCAGAGATGCTTTTCAGAATGTATCTGAAATATTTCGATAAAAAAGGATACCAGTACAGCGTTGTTGATTTTCAAGAGGGAGACGGCGCTGGGATCAAGAATGCCACCATTCATGTGATAGGCGATTTTGCTTACGGATTTATGAAATGCGAGAATGGAGTACATCGCTTGGTAAGGATCTCTCCTTTCGATGCAAATAAACGTAGACACACTTCATTCGTATCCGTTCACGTTAGCCCAGAGTTAGACGACGATATAAATATCCAGATAGAGGATAAGGATATCCGAGTAGATGTATATCGTTCTTCCGGAGCCGGTGGACAGCACGTTAACACCACTGACTCCGCAGTTCGTATTACTCATATTCCAAGTGGTATCGTGGTTGCTTGTCAGAACGAAAGATCCCAGATCAAAAACAGGGACACTGCTTTTAAAATGTTAAAAGCAAGACTTTACGAACTGGAACAAGAGAGATTAAAAGATGATCTGGAAAAAAAATCCGGAGAGAAAAAAGACATCTCCTGGGGAAGCCAGATCCGTTCTTACGTATTCCATCCTTATAATATGGTGAAAGATCATCGTACAGATCAAGAAACCGGGAACGTACAAGCAGTCATGGACGGAGATATAGAACCGTTCATCATGGCTTACTTAAAAACTCTGTAA
- a CDS encoding ABC transporter ATP-binding protein — translation MGIILENVKKSFGKPPTDIIKGISLEIKENEFVSLTGKSGSGKSTLLYLISSLDDPSQGKISIDGRTISSLSQVDLHSFRNLHMGFVFQFHYLLPEFTALENVLMPALKAGKLKEKREDAIRLLERFDLGDKLDHIPSKLSGGQMQRVSIARALVMKPRYLFADEPTGALDSANAKIVMDIFKDINKTEGTTVIMVTHDPDFAKSAKRQIKLVDGMISNGKE, via the coding sequence ATGGGAATCATATTAGAAAACGTTAAAAAGAGTTTTGGAAAACCTCCTACAGATATCATCAAAGGTATTAGCCTTGAGATCAAAGAAAATGAATTTGTTTCTTTAACTGGAAAATCAGGCTCTGGAAAAAGTACACTTTTGTATTTGATCAGCAGTTTGGATGATCCTTCTCAAGGAAAGATCAGTATAGATGGCAGAACGATTAGTTCTTTGTCTCAAGTTGATCTACATTCTTTTAGAAACCTTCATATGGGATTTGTATTCCAATTTCATTATCTTCTTCCTGAGTTTACTGCTTTGGAGAATGTTTTAATGCCTGCTTTAAAAGCAGGCAAACTGAAAGAAAAAAGAGAAGATGCGATCCGACTTCTGGAACGATTCGATCTGGGAGATAAACTGGATCATATTCCTTCTAAACTTTCTGGAGGACAGATGCAAAGGGTTTCCATTGCAAGAGCATTGGTTATGAAACCCAGATATCTTTTTGCTGACGAACCTACGGGCGCATTAGATTCAGCGAATGCAAAGATCGTGATGGATATCTTTAAGGATATCAATAAGACGGAAGGAACAACAGTGATCATGGTCACTCACGATCCTGATTTTGCAAAGTCAGCTAAGAGACAGATCAAACTTGTAGATGGTATGATCTCCAACGGAAAGGAGTAA
- a CDS encoding GyrI-like domain-containing protein has translation MKIFLGVILALIVSGVSYFYYLGAFDTVFVKEETLGPFYVLSHDRVGNYRNVGETFEAIQKEFPEKGITNYKLFGIYKDNPNTVPEEKLRCEVGALFSEPITEIPSGFSLPLKYKVIEKKKYLTADFPLKSFVSIFLGIFKVYPELMKACIEKGCDMNGKASMEIYEPIVEKNTKYLFSLDK, from the coding sequence CTGAAAATTTTCTTAGGTGTTATTCTTGCCTTAATCGTTTCAGGCGTTAGCTATTTTTATTATTTGGGTGCATTCGATACAGTTTTTGTGAAAGAAGAAACATTAGGACCATTCTATGTTCTATCTCATGATAGAGTAGGGAATTATAGAAATGTAGGAGAAACTTTCGAGGCTATCCAAAAAGAATTCCCGGAGAAAGGAATTACGAATTATAAACTGTTCGGGATCTATAAAGATAATCCAAATACAGTTCCTGAGGAAAAATTAAGATGTGAAGTAGGCGCTTTGTTTTCCGAGCCTATTACTGAAATTCCTTCTGGATTTTCTCTTCCATTAAAATACAAAGTTATCGAAAAGAAAAAATACCTAACTGCAGACTTCCCGTTGAAAAGTTTTGTTTCTATCTTTCTCGGGATTTTCAAAGTTTATCCGGAACTTATGAAGGCTTGTATAGAAAAAGGTTGTGATATGAATGGAAAAGCTTCCATGGAAATTTACGAGCCGATCGTAGAGAAAAATACGAAATATCTATTTTCTTTGGATAAATAA